The following are encoded together in the Variovorax sp. PBS-H4 genome:
- a CDS encoding indolepyruvate ferredoxin oxidoreductase family protein — protein sequence MQTEEAAPALETAYRLEDNRTAREGRVFLTGTQALVRLLFRQQQEDQARGWNTAGYVSGYRGSPLAGVDTELWRAKSDLAEHGIRFLPAINEDLAATAVMGTQQVGLDPERQVDGVFAMWYGKGPGVDRAGDAIRHGHAAGTSRRGGVLMVVGDDHAATSSSIPHASDLSLMGWGIPIVHPASVDEYEAFGLWGWAASRHASTWVAFKAISETVESARSVEASAGAAFALPEASELPDTSALEYRTDDFLTPAVELRLAARLEAFSAFARGNPLDRLVVAAPGATAGILAVGKSFHDLMEVLQRCGLEADDLPALGLRLYKPGLVFPLDAEGADRFCEGLSHVLVIEEKASVVEQQLKDRVFNRARRPTVCGKQDLEGHPLLAWTGQLSPTSIAAALLAWLRAVDHPLAERIDTARFTARAALSNEADGMRRLPYFCSGCPHNSSTKVPEGSQAQAGVGCHYMASWMDRGTGGLTQMGGEGTDWLGRGAFTRVPHVFQNMGEGTYFHSGYLAIRQAVAGGANITYKILFNDAVAMTGGQPVDGQTSVPQICTQVASEGARKVVVVTDEPQRYHGVALAAGVHVRHRRELDAVQRELREIAGVTVLVYDQTCAAEKRRRRKRKGYPDPVRRVLINPEVCEGCGDCGTQSNCLSVAPLETSFGRKRQIDQSSCNKDYSCAEGFCPSFVSVLGGSLRKGTAAAPAQDPEALAAALPSPALPSLAQPFDLMIAGVGGTGVITLGALVAMGAHLEGKGISVLDFTALAQKGGSVVSHVRLADTPDRLHAVRLLPGTARTLIAADLVVGVLPDVLGVIGEGRTRVVVNTHLQTLAEFTRQPDLPYREDALLAKIEAAAGAAQVERIDAHATAKALLGDAIGANMLMLGHAWQQGGVPVSLAALMRAIELNGVAVAANKRAFAAGRLTAADPQWRQTLMGEQRSVVTLNLPQSFEKLLEERVRFLTDYQDARYARRYLDTVRRVEAAERGIAPGARRPRLAEAVARSLFKLMAYKDEYEVARLHARPEFLQNLRSQFEGDFKLQFHLAPPIFEKRGADGKVLKRSFGAWMLPVFRTLAALRRLRGTPLDPFGLMAERREERALVVEYEGLVARLLDGLTSERIGSAVAIAVLPEKIRGYGHVKARGIAAYRHNLATLLAAHDAPPPTMQPPALKTA from the coding sequence ATGCAGACAGAAGAAGCAGCGCCCGCGCTGGAGACAGCCTACCGGCTCGAAGACAACCGCACCGCGCGCGAAGGCCGCGTGTTCCTTACCGGCACGCAGGCGCTGGTGCGCCTGCTGTTCCGCCAGCAGCAGGAGGACCAGGCTCGCGGCTGGAACACGGCCGGCTACGTGAGCGGCTATCGCGGCTCGCCGCTCGCGGGCGTCGACACCGAGCTGTGGCGCGCCAAGTCGGACCTGGCCGAGCACGGCATCCGGTTCCTGCCGGCGATCAATGAGGACCTGGCCGCCACTGCGGTGATGGGCACGCAACAGGTCGGCCTGGACCCCGAGCGCCAGGTCGATGGTGTGTTCGCCATGTGGTACGGCAAGGGGCCGGGCGTGGACCGCGCGGGCGATGCGATCCGCCATGGCCACGCGGCCGGCACCTCGCGCCGCGGCGGCGTGCTGATGGTGGTGGGCGACGACCATGCGGCCACCTCGTCGTCGATTCCCCATGCGAGCGACCTGTCGCTGATGGGCTGGGGCATCCCGATCGTGCATCCGGCCTCGGTCGACGAGTACGAAGCTTTTGGCCTCTGGGGCTGGGCCGCCTCGCGCCATGCCAGCACCTGGGTTGCGTTCAAGGCGATCTCGGAGACGGTCGAGAGCGCGCGCTCGGTCGAGGCCTCCGCCGGCGCGGCGTTCGCATTGCCCGAAGCGTCCGAATTGCCGGACACCTCCGCGCTCGAATACCGCACCGACGACTTCCTCACGCCGGCCGTCGAGCTGCGGCTGGCCGCCAGGCTCGAGGCCTTCAGCGCCTTCGCGCGCGGCAACCCGCTCGACCGCCTGGTGGTGGCAGCGCCCGGGGCCACGGCCGGCATCCTGGCGGTCGGCAAGTCCTTCCACGACTTGATGGAAGTGCTCCAGCGTTGCGGCCTCGAGGCCGACGACCTGCCCGCGCTCGGCCTGCGGCTCTACAAGCCCGGCCTTGTGTTCCCGCTCGATGCCGAGGGCGCCGACCGTTTCTGCGAAGGGCTGTCGCACGTGCTGGTCATCGAGGAGAAGGCCTCTGTGGTCGAGCAGCAGCTCAAGGACCGGGTGTTCAACCGCGCACGGCGGCCCACGGTCTGCGGCAAACAGGACCTCGAGGGGCATCCGCTGCTGGCCTGGACCGGCCAGCTCTCGCCCACGAGCATCGCCGCCGCGCTGCTCGCCTGGCTGCGCGCCGTCGACCATCCGCTGGCCGAGCGCATCGACACCGCGCGCTTCACCGCGCGCGCGGCGCTGTCGAACGAGGCCGACGGCATGCGGCGGCTGCCGTACTTCTGCTCGGGTTGCCCGCACAACAGCTCGACCAAGGTGCCCGAGGGCAGCCAGGCGCAGGCCGGCGTGGGCTGCCACTACATGGCGAGCTGGATGGACCGCGGCACGGGCGGCCTCACGCAGATGGGCGGCGAGGGCACCGACTGGCTCGGGCGCGGCGCCTTCACGCGCGTGCCGCACGTGTTCCAGAACATGGGCGAGGGCACCTACTTCCACTCGGGCTACCTCGCGATCCGGCAGGCGGTCGCGGGCGGTGCCAACATCACCTACAAGATCCTGTTCAACGACGCGGTGGCCATGACCGGCGGCCAGCCCGTCGACGGCCAGACCAGCGTGCCGCAGATCTGCACCCAGGTCGCGAGCGAAGGTGCGCGCAAGGTGGTGGTGGTCACCGACGAGCCGCAGCGCTACCACGGCGTGGCGCTGGCCGCGGGCGTGCACGTGCGCCACCGGCGCGAGCTCGACGCGGTGCAGCGCGAGCTGCGCGAGATCGCCGGCGTCACGGTGCTGGTCTACGATCAGACCTGTGCCGCCGAGAAGCGCCGCCGCCGCAAGCGCAAGGGCTATCCCGATCCGGTGCGGCGCGTGCTCATCAATCCCGAGGTCTGCGAAGGCTGCGGCGATTGCGGCACGCAGTCGAACTGCCTGTCGGTCGCGCCGCTCGAGACCTCGTTCGGCCGCAAGCGCCAGATCGACCAGTCGAGCTGCAACAAGGACTATTCGTGCGCCGAGGGCTTCTGTCCCAGCTTCGTGAGCGTGCTCGGCGGCAGCCTGCGCAAGGGAACAGCGGCTGCGCCCGCGCAGGACCCCGAGGCGCTGGCGGCAGCGCTGCCGTCGCCCGCGCTGCCTTCGCTCGCGCAGCCCTTCGACCTCATGATCGCGGGCGTGGGCGGCACCGGCGTCATCACGCTCGGCGCGCTGGTCGCGATGGGCGCGCACCTCGAGGGCAAGGGCATCTCGGTGCTCGACTTCACCGCGCTCGCGCAGAAGGGAGGCTCGGTGGTGAGCCACGTGCGTCTGGCCGACACGCCCGATCGCCTGCACGCAGTGCGCCTGCTGCCGGGCACCGCGCGCACCCTGATCGCGGCCGACCTCGTGGTGGGCGTGCTGCCCGACGTGCTGGGCGTGATCGGCGAGGGCCGCACGCGCGTGGTGGTCAACACCCACCTGCAGACTCTGGCCGAGTTCACGCGCCAGCCCGACCTGCCTTATCGCGAGGACGCGCTGCTCGCCAAGATCGAGGCCGCCGCGGGCGCCGCGCAGGTCGAGCGAATCGATGCGCACGCCACCGCCAAGGCGCTGCTGGGCGATGCCATCGGGGCCAACATGCTGATGCTGGGCCATGCCTGGCAGCAGGGCGGCGTGCCGGTGAGCCTGGCGGCGCTGATGCGCGCTATCGAGCTCAACGGCGTGGCCGTGGCCGCCAACAAGCGCGCCTTCGCGGCCGGCCGACTCACGGCCGCCGACCCGCAATGGCGCCAGACGCTGATGGGCGAGCAGCGCAGCGTCGTCACGCTGAACCTGCCGCAGTCCTTCGAGAAGCTGCTCGAGGAGCGCGTGCGCTTCCTCACCGACTACCAGGACGCGCGCTATGCGCGCCGCTACCTGGACACCGTGCGCCGGGTCGAGGCTGCCGAGCGCGGCATCGCGCCCGGTGCACGGCGGCCGCGGCTCGCGGAGGCGGTGGCGCGTTCGCTGTTCAAGCTGATGGCCTACAAGGACGAGTACGAAGTCGCGCGGCTGCATGCGCGGCCCGAGTTCCTGCAGAACCTGCGCAGCCAGTTCGAGGGCGACTTCAAGCTGCAATTCCACCTGGCGCCGCCGATCTTCGAGAAGCGCGGTGCCGACGGAAAGGTGCTGAAGCGCAGCTTCGGGGCCTGGATGCTGCCGGTGTTCCGCACGCTCGCGGCGCTGCGCCGCCTGCGCGGCACGCCGCTGGATCCTTTCGGCTTGATGGCCGAGCGGCGCGAGGAACGCGCGTTGGTGGTGGAGTACGAGGGACTCGTCGCGCGCCTGCTCGACGGACTGACGAGCGAGCGCATCGGCAGCGCGGTGGCGATCGCGGTCCTGCCCGAGAAGATCCGCGGCTATGGGCACGTGAAGGCGCGCGGCATCGCCGCGTATCGCCACAACCTGGCCACGCTGCTGGCCGCGCACGATGCACCGCCGCCCACGATGCAGCCACCCGCGTTGAAGACCGCCTGA
- a CDS encoding YciI family protein gives MPIALDCYYRPGGAQDRLPIRAVHLDYMIANRERVLHGGPSLADGELVGMFLLLATDDPAQSDDFLASEPYARAGLFAEVRRTLFTGFLPEPREGFLQELRHEASRGLAASD, from the coding sequence ATGCCCATCGCTCTCGATTGCTACTACCGCCCCGGCGGCGCGCAGGACCGTCTGCCGATCCGTGCTGTCCACCTGGACTACATGATCGCGAACCGGGAACGCGTGCTGCACGGCGGTCCGTCGCTGGCCGACGGCGAACTGGTCGGCATGTTCCTGCTGCTGGCCACCGACGATCCCGCGCAGTCCGACGACTTTCTGGCCAGCGAGCCCTATGCGCGCGCCGGTCTTTTCGCCGAGGTGAGACGAACGCTCTTCACGGGCTTCCTGCCCGAGCCGCGCGAAGGCTTCTTGCAGGAACTCCGGCATGAGGCATCGCGTGGGCTCGCGGCGTCGGATTAA
- a CDS encoding aminotransferase-like domain-containing protein: MSRPPGPREPTTLYLQIADSIAAPIRSGTLASGERIPSVRELSRRHGVSLGTVVQAYRVLEDSRLIEARPRSGYFVAPRPSGPPEPELSNPPASSLAVDVSSLAERVMQLAHDPKCISFGAACPSPELFSEDLVRRAVRRAAEHQGAALTRYAIGPGHDVLRRAIARHALGLGCQLDARDIVVTNSCLESITLCLRSVTQPGDVVALESPTLFSFLVILESLGLRALEIPTHPRTGMSLDALQLAFDTQPVKVVLTVPTLSNPIGACMPVAERQRLAQMVTQRRVPLIEDVLCNDLAQSDEHRNAVRAFDATGHVMLCGSFSKTVAPGLRLGWVEAGRWSSDVARLKQATSGAQAAVLEVALAALLTRPGVEAGRRRLRTALAARLDEAREIIARHFPTSTRVTNPASGLFLWVELPREVDALALFHACLEEHIVIAPGTMFSATDHFRHCIRLGLGGEWDEPHRQALRRVGELAGRLERRRARRPPEFEARTCATACPGACVDAAG; encoded by the coding sequence ATGTCACGCCCACCCGGTCCACGCGAGCCCACGACGCTGTACTTGCAAATCGCGGACAGCATTGCCGCGCCGATACGCAGCGGAACGCTGGCCAGCGGCGAACGCATTCCGTCGGTGCGCGAGCTGTCGCGGCGGCACGGCGTGTCGCTGGGCACCGTGGTGCAGGCCTATCGGGTGCTCGAGGACTCTCGCCTCATCGAAGCGCGGCCGCGCTCCGGCTACTTCGTCGCGCCGCGTCCCTCGGGACCACCGGAGCCGGAGCTGTCCAACCCGCCGGCCAGCTCACTGGCCGTGGACGTCAGCTCCTTGGCAGAGCGCGTCATGCAGCTCGCGCACGACCCCAAATGCATTTCCTTCGGCGCGGCGTGCCCCAGTCCCGAGCTGTTCTCCGAGGATCTCGTGCGTCGCGCCGTCAGGCGCGCCGCCGAACACCAAGGCGCGGCGCTGACGCGTTATGCCATCGGCCCCGGCCACGACGTGCTGCGCCGAGCCATCGCGCGGCATGCGCTGGGCCTGGGTTGCCAGCTTGACGCACGCGACATCGTCGTCACCAACAGCTGCCTGGAGTCGATCACGCTCTGCCTGCGCTCTGTCACGCAACCCGGCGATGTCGTGGCGCTGGAGTCGCCCACGCTGTTCAGCTTTCTGGTGATCCTGGAGAGCCTGGGCCTCAGGGCGTTGGAAATCCCGACGCATCCGCGCACGGGGATGTCGTTGGACGCGCTGCAGCTCGCCTTCGACACCCAACCAGTCAAGGTCGTGCTGACAGTTCCCACGCTGTCCAACCCCATCGGCGCCTGCATGCCCGTGGCCGAGCGGCAGCGCCTGGCTCAGATGGTGACGCAGCGCCGAGTGCCGCTGATCGAAGACGTGCTTTGCAATGACCTCGCGCAGAGCGACGAGCATCGGAATGCGGTGCGCGCCTTCGATGCCACCGGCCACGTGATGCTTTGCGGCTCATTCTCCAAAACCGTGGCGCCTGGTTTGCGCCTGGGCTGGGTCGAGGCCGGTCGCTGGAGTTCCGACGTTGCTCGACTCAAGCAGGCCACCAGCGGCGCTCAGGCCGCGGTGCTGGAAGTTGCTCTGGCGGCGCTGCTCACCCGCCCGGGTGTCGAGGCGGGACGCCGACGATTGCGCACGGCGTTGGCAGCCCGCCTTGATGAAGCTCGCGAAATCATTGCGCGGCACTTCCCGACGAGCACGCGGGTCACCAACCCTGCCAGTGGCCTCTTCCTCTGGGTGGAGCTGCCCCGGGAAGTCGACGCCCTTGCACTATTCCATGCTTGCCTGGAAGAACACATCGTTATCGCGCCGGGGACGATGTTCAGCGCGACCGACCACTTCCGGCACTGCATCAGGTTGGGACTGGGCGGCGAGTGGGACGAGCCGCACCGGCAGGCGCTAAGGCGGGTAGGTGAGTTGGCGGGTCGGTTGGAGCGCCGGCGCGCACGTCGGCCTCCTGAGTTCGAGGCTCGAACTTGCGCAACCGCATGTCCTGGAGCATGCGTTGACGCAGCGGGGTGA
- a CDS encoding glutathione S-transferase family protein: MLKLYGFSKVNAGARTHTRDLRVLWALEEMQLPFEMVGMDHPAGDLSSGAYHRLSPFDQIPAIDDDGLVLSESGAILVHLAKKVGRLIPGDSAGEAQVLRWCFAALATVELPLMALMVHDWTADGGCAKPREFLVGWGHRALGNLEGWLAGREFVATDEFTVADILMAHVLSAGIKDSTLIAPYPSLKAYRDRCLARPAWTRAFQAYCQRVEAA; the protein is encoded by the coding sequence ATGCTCAAGCTCTACGGTTTTTCCAAGGTCAACGCCGGCGCCCGCACTCACACCCGAGATCTTCGGGTGCTGTGGGCACTGGAGGAAATGCAGCTGCCCTTCGAAATGGTGGGCATGGATCATCCGGCAGGCGACCTGAGCTCAGGGGCCTACCACCGGCTCAGCCCCTTTGATCAGATCCCCGCCATCGACGACGACGGGCTGGTGCTGTCCGAGTCCGGGGCCATCCTGGTTCATCTTGCGAAGAAGGTGGGCCGACTGATCCCCGGCGACAGTGCGGGCGAGGCGCAGGTGCTGCGCTGGTGCTTCGCCGCGCTGGCCACGGTCGAGCTGCCGCTGATGGCGCTGATGGTGCACGACTGGACGGCCGACGGCGGCTGCGCCAAGCCGCGCGAGTTCCTGGTGGGATGGGGGCATCGGGCGCTGGGAAATCTCGAGGGCTGGCTCGCCGGCCGCGAGTTCGTCGCCACCGATGAATTCACCGTGGCCGACATCCTGATGGCCCACGTGCTGTCGGCGGGTATCAAGGATTCGACGCTGATCGCGCCATACCCGAGCCTCAAGGCTTACCGTGACCGCTGTCTGGCCCGGCCCGCCTGGACGCGGGCCTTCCAAGCCTATTGCCAGCGGGTCGAGGCGGCTTGA
- a CDS encoding LysE family translocator: MGLHTWLLYVAAVLGLSMSPGPNGLLALTHGAACGWHKTTFTVLGGVIGFVALIAMSMFGIGALLQASATALTVMKWLGGAYLVGLGFHVWRSPPVGVQTHAEQGAGSGKAMFLQGLLSAGTNPKVLLFFTAFLPGFIDPVRSLFTQFLIIASTFAAIEFACEMLIAGMAQRINAWLARVGRTFNHVCGGIIVVIGVTLPLL, encoded by the coding sequence ATGGGCTTGCACACTTGGCTCCTGTACGTCGCCGCGGTCCTGGGCCTGTCGATGTCGCCTGGCCCGAACGGCCTGTTGGCGCTCACGCATGGGGCCGCCTGCGGCTGGCACAAGACGACATTCACGGTCCTCGGGGGCGTGATCGGCTTCGTTGCCCTCATCGCGATGTCCATGTTCGGGATCGGCGCGCTGCTGCAAGCCTCTGCCACCGCGCTGACGGTCATGAAATGGCTGGGGGGCGCCTACCTGGTGGGGCTCGGCTTCCATGTCTGGCGTTCCCCTCCCGTGGGCGTGCAGACCCACGCCGAACAAGGAGCAGGTTCGGGCAAGGCCATGTTCCTGCAGGGCTTGCTGTCGGCAGGCACCAACCCCAAGGTGCTGCTGTTCTTCACGGCCTTCCTGCCCGGCTTCATCGACCCGGTGCGCAGCCTCTTCACGCAATTCCTGATCATCGCGAGCACCTTCGCTGCCATCGAGTTCGCTTGCGAGATGCTGATCGCCGGCATGGCGCAGAGGATCAACGCCTGGCTGGCCCGCGTGGGGCGCACGTTCAACCACGTGTGCGGCGGGATCATCGTGGTCATCGGGGTCACGTTGCCGCTCCTGTGA
- a CDS encoding S9 family peptidase has product MSDPVVTVPVADPAAEPVCAPFGTWASPITAEHVASAQVTLADVLLDGDEVWWIEGRPLEAGRQVLVRRSRAGVPSDFVPAPFSARTRVHEYGGGAALVSRGTAYFSNFADQRLYRLGGDGVPVALTPPTEGAALRYGDGLIDTRRRLWIGAREDHRASGAEAINDIVAVSLDGGDAGRVILHGRDFYAAPRLSPDGTRLAWLAWDHPDMPWTAAELWLGEFDGTTVSNATRIAGGAGESVFQPEWSPDGLLHYVSDRSGWWNLYRRHADGSHTNVCPMAAEFGRAQWSLGMSTYAFLSAHALVCTYVEDGVGRLARLDLRDGTLDPFDLPYTEFSAVRASGGKVAVKAGGPATAAAVLVIDAATGAASLVWCAAGAAHDTSLRGCLSSPQLIEFPTSGGNSAFALFYPPANAGFCAPQGTLPPLVVKCHGGPTSAASRSLDLRTQFWTSRGVAVVDVDYGGSTGYGRAYRERLKGKWGLVDAQDCAAAASYLADAGRVDKRRIVITGGSAGGFTALRCLTHEDPAIRNCFKAGASHYGVSDLSALARDTHKFESRYLDWLVGPISDAQAYFDRAPLHHAERLNVPVAFFQGAEDRIVPPSQTEKMVSALRARGIPTLYLLFAGEQHGFRQAHNIERALEAEAAFFKAEAFAIAERSC; this is encoded by the coding sequence ATGTCCGATCCTGTCGTCACTGTCCCCGTCGCCGACCCCGCCGCCGAGCCCGTCTGCGCCCCCTTCGGCACCTGGGCTTCGCCCATCACGGCAGAGCACGTCGCGTCGGCCCAGGTCACGCTCGCCGACGTGCTGCTGGACGGCGACGAGGTCTGGTGGATCGAGGGCAGGCCGCTGGAGGCCGGGCGGCAGGTGCTGGTGCGGCGCAGCCGGGCCGGCGTCCCGTCCGACTTTGTCCCGGCGCCCTTTTCCGCCCGCACGCGGGTGCACGAGTACGGCGGTGGCGCCGCCCTGGTGTCGCGGGGCACCGCGTACTTCTCGAACTTCGCGGACCAGCGCCTGTACCGCCTCGGCGGCGACGGCGTCCCGGTGGCGCTGACGCCTCCCACCGAAGGCGCCGCCCTGCGCTATGGCGACGGCCTGATCGACACCCGGCGCCGGCTTTGGATCGGCGCTCGCGAGGACCACCGCGCGAGCGGCGCCGAGGCGATCAACGACATCGTTGCCGTGAGCCTGGACGGCGGCGATGCCGGCCGCGTGATCCTGCACGGGCGCGACTTCTACGCGGCGCCGCGCCTGAGCCCTGACGGAACACGGCTGGCGTGGCTGGCATGGGACCATCCCGACATGCCCTGGACTGCGGCAGAACTCTGGCTCGGGGAGTTCGACGGCACCACGGTGTCCAACGCAACCCGCATCGCGGGGGGCGCGGGTGAATCGGTGTTCCAGCCCGAATGGTCACCCGACGGCCTGCTCCACTATGTCTCGGACCGGTCAGGCTGGTGGAACCTCTATCGGCGCCATGCGGACGGCAGCCACACCAACGTATGCCCGATGGCGGCGGAGTTCGGCCGTGCGCAATGGAGCCTGGGCATGTCGACCTATGCGTTCCTGTCGGCGCATGCGCTCGTGTGCACCTACGTCGAAGACGGCGTCGGCAGGCTCGCCCGGCTGGACCTGCGCGACGGCACGCTCGATCCCTTCGACCTGCCCTACACCGAGTTCTCGGCGGTGCGCGCCAGCGGCGGCAAGGTGGCGGTCAAGGCCGGCGGCCCAGCCACGGCGGCGGCCGTGCTCGTGATCGATGCGGCCACCGGCGCCGCCAGCCTCGTCTGGTGCGCCGCAGGCGCAGCGCATGACACGTCACTGCGCGGGTGTCTCTCGTCGCCGCAGCTCATCGAGTTCCCGACCTCGGGGGGCAACAGCGCCTTCGCCCTGTTCTATCCGCCGGCCAATGCCGGCTTCTGCGCGCCGCAGGGCACCTTGCCGCCGCTGGTGGTCAAGTGCCACGGGGGGCCGACTTCTGCGGCATCGAGAAGCCTGGACTTGCGAACGCAGTTCTGGACCAGCCGCGGCGTTGCCGTCGTCGATGTCGACTACGGCGGAAGCACGGGCTACGGCCGGGCCTACCGCGAGCGCCTGAAGGGGAAATGGGGACTCGTGGATGCGCAGGACTGCGCGGCCGCGGCGTCGTACCTGGCCGATGCGGGACGGGTCGACAAGAGGCGCATCGTGATCACCGGCGGCAGTGCCGGCGGGTTTACCGCCCTGCGCTGCCTCACCCACGAGGACCCGGCCATCCGGAACTGCTTCAAGGCCGGTGCAAGCCACTATGGCGTGAGCGACCTGAGCGCACTCGCGCGCGACACACACAAGTTCGAATCGCGCTATCTGGACTGGCTGGTAGGCCCGATCTCCGATGCCCAGGCCTACTTTGACCGAGCCCCGCTGCACCACGCCGAGCGCTTGAACGTGCCCGTCGCATTCTTTCAGGGCGCGGAGGACAGGATCGTGCCGCCGAGCCAAACCGAGAAGATGGTGTCCGCCCTGCGTGCCCGAGGCATCCCGACGCTGTACCTGCTCTTTGCGGGCGAGCAGCATGGCTTTCGGCAAGCCCACAACATCGAGCGGGCCCTGGAAGCGGAGGCTGCGTTCTTCAAGGCGGAGGCGTTCGCCATCGCGGAGCGGAGCTGCTGA
- a CDS encoding PQQ-dependent methanol/ethanol family dehydrogenase, with translation MQLKLLTALIAAGLAAATAHAQVTDRMIQSEATSKGNVLTWGINTQGQRYSPLRQITAGNASKLLPVWAFSFGGEKQRGQESQPVIANGKMFVTASYSRIFALDAATGKKLWKYEHRLPEGIMPCCDVVNRGAALYDNLVIFATLDAQLVALDQNTGDVVWKEKIDDYAAGYSATAAPIIAEGVMLTGVSGGEFGVVGRVEARDPKTGKLLWTRPTVEGHMGYVYDKDGNKKENGVSGTVNKSWPGDLWKTGGAATWLGGTYDAKTGLAYFGTGNPAPWNSHLREGDNLYSCSTVAIDVKTGQIKWSYQGTPNDSWDFDGVNEFVTFDMDGKRVGGKADRNGFFYVNDASTGQLINAFPFVKKITWASSIDLKTGRPNFIADNRPGSPTATPEGNKGSPVFAAPGFLGGKNQMPMAYSPDTKMFYVPANEWGMDIWNEPVAYKKGAAYLGAGFTIKPLNEDYIGALRAIDPKTGKMAWEVKNGAPLWGGVLTTGGNLVFWGTPEGYLKAADAKTGKVVWEFQTGSGVVAPPITWMQGGEQYVGVVSGWGGAVPLWGGEVAKKVNLLEQGGMVWVFKIPGAGGTTRSARAGQAAHVASN, from the coding sequence ATGCAACTGAAGCTCTTGACGGCCCTCATCGCGGCTGGCCTTGCCGCCGCGACGGCCCACGCACAGGTCACGGACCGGATGATCCAGTCCGAAGCCACATCCAAAGGCAACGTCCTGACCTGGGGGATCAACACCCAGGGGCAGCGCTATTCGCCGCTCAGGCAGATTACGGCCGGCAACGCCTCGAAGCTGCTGCCCGTCTGGGCCTTCTCCTTCGGCGGCGAGAAGCAGCGCGGCCAGGAATCCCAGCCGGTGATCGCGAACGGCAAGATGTTCGTGACCGCGTCGTACTCGCGCATCTTTGCGCTGGACGCGGCCACCGGCAAGAAGCTGTGGAAGTACGAGCATCGCCTGCCCGAAGGCATCATGCCCTGCTGCGACGTGGTCAACCGCGGCGCTGCGCTCTACGACAACCTCGTCATCTTCGCGACGCTGGACGCCCAGCTCGTGGCGCTCGACCAGAACACCGGCGACGTGGTCTGGAAGGAGAAGATCGACGACTACGCCGCCGGCTACTCGGCCACCGCCGCGCCCATCATTGCCGAGGGCGTGATGCTCACCGGCGTGTCGGGCGGCGAGTTCGGCGTGGTCGGCCGCGTCGAGGCGCGCGACCCGAAGACAGGCAAGCTGCTGTGGACGCGCCCGACCGTGGAAGGCCACATGGGCTACGTCTACGACAAGGACGGCAACAAGAAGGAGAACGGCGTCTCCGGCACCGTCAACAAGAGCTGGCCCGGCGACCTGTGGAAGACCGGCGGCGCCGCGACCTGGCTGGGCGGCACCTACGATGCCAAGACCGGCCTGGCGTATTTCGGCACCGGCAACCCTGCCCCGTGGAACAGCCATCTGCGCGAGGGGGACAACCTCTACTCCTGCTCGACCGTGGCCATCGACGTCAAGACCGGCCAGATCAAGTGGAGCTATCAGGGCACGCCCAACGACAGCTGGGACTTCGACGGTGTCAACGAGTTCGTCACCTTCGACATGGACGGCAAGCGCGTGGGCGGCAAGGCCGACCGCAACGGCTTCTTCTACGTGAACGACGCCAGCACGGGCCAGCTCATCAACGCCTTTCCCTTCGTCAAGAAGATCACCTGGGCCAGCAGCATCGACCTGAAGACGGGGCGCCCCAACTTCATCGCCGACAACCGCCCCGGCAGCCCCACGGCCACGCCCGAAGGCAACAAGGGCAGCCCCGTGTTCGCGGCGCCGGGCTTCCTGGGCGGCAAGAACCAGATGCCGATGGCCTACAGCCCCGACACCAAGATGTTCTACGTGCCGGCGAACGAATGGGGCATGGACATCTGGAACGAGCCCGTCGCCTACAAGAAGGGGGCCGCCTACCTGGGCGCCGGCTTCACGATCAAGCCCCTGAACGAGGACTACATTGGCGCCCTGCGCGCCATCGACCCCAAGACCGGCAAGATGGCCTGGGAAGTCAAGAACGGGGCGCCGCTGTGGGGCGGCGTGCTCACCACCGGCGGCAACCTGGTGTTCTGGGGCACGCCCGAGGGCTACCTGAAGGCCGCGGACGCCAAGACCGGCAAGGTGGTCTGGGAGTTCCAGACCGGCTCCGGCGTCGTCGCCCCGCCCATCACCTGGATGCAGGGCGGCGAGCAATACGTGGGCGTGGTCTCCGGCTGGGGCGGCGCCGTGCCGCTGTGGGGCGGCGAGGTGGCCAAGAAGGTCAACCTGCTCGAGCAGGGCGGCATGGTCTGGGTCTTCAAGATCCCAGGTGCCGGCGGCACGACGCGCAGCGCGCGGGCAGGCCAGGCCGCCCACGTCGCATCCAACTGA
- a CDS encoding high-potential iron-sulfur protein has translation MSDMDENRPAGMTRRAFAGRAMAGSCIVALVPVAALAAAPRVEESDETAVSLGYKHDTKAVDGKKYPKHAASQRCVNCAMWQGTASDPWAGCAMFGRKQVAAEGWCMAWAPKPGAS, from the coding sequence ATGAGCGACATGGACGAGAACAGGCCTGCGGGCATGACGCGCAGGGCCTTCGCGGGCCGTGCCATGGCCGGCAGCTGCATCGTGGCGCTGGTGCCCGTCGCGGCCCTCGCGGCTGCACCGCGCGTCGAGGAGTCGGACGAGACCGCGGTGAGCCTGGGCTACAAGCACGACACCAAGGCGGTGGACGGCAAGAAGTACCCCAAGCATGCGGCCAGCCAGCGCTGCGTGAACTGCGCCATGTGGCAAGGCACCGCCAGCGACCCTTGGGCCGGATGTGCCATGTTCGGCCGCAAGCAGGTCGCGGCCGAAGGCTGGTGCATGGCGTGGGCCCCCAAGCCCGGCGCCTCCTGA